From Microbacterium croceum, a single genomic window includes:
- a CDS encoding DUF1761 domain-containing protein yields MVPEINYWAVLLATASSMVVGSIWYAPKVFGTRWSKLAKVDMDRPASSATMAIITTVIVSFITAWVLAGASAIAWHFYGGSFFWGAIVTAVTLWAGFTAARFITHDAFEGRPTALTTLNIAHELVTVVIMGVLIGVWPPALV; encoded by the coding sequence ATGGTTCCCGAGATCAACTACTGGGCCGTTCTGCTGGCCACCGCATCGAGCATGGTCGTCGGCTCGATCTGGTACGCGCCGAAGGTGTTCGGGACGCGGTGGTCGAAGCTCGCGAAGGTCGACATGGACCGCCCCGCATCGAGCGCGACCATGGCCATCATCACCACCGTGATCGTGAGCTTCATCACGGCGTGGGTGCTCGCCGGGGCATCCGCCATCGCCTGGCACTTCTACGGCGGATCGTTCTTCTGGGGAGCGATCGTCACCGCGGTCACACTGTGGGCGGGCTTCACGGCCGCGCGCTTCATCACGCACGATGCGTTCGAGGGGCGGCCGACCGCGCTCACGACGCTCAACATCGCGCACGAGCTCGTGACGGTCGTCATCATGGGTGTGCTGATCGGGGTATGGCCGCCGGCGCTCGTCTGA